Proteins found in one Bremerella volcania genomic segment:
- a CDS encoding sodium:calcium antiporter, whose amino-acid sequence MGGELATLSLIFLGLAIVIVFAGNFMAKAADVIGEKSGMGASLAGLVLLAAATSLPEFAININAVRLPDSTQGVDLTLGNVLGSSLFNLLILGIVDLIFHSKARMFSSISSAHALSALVSMALIAIVVLFLLLERDAIGIPLHIWHMGIGTIACGVFYIFSVRLIYLDQHMASKLEQEKQSPEEEPTAKSGMSLGVAILIYLATTVVIFIAAAYLAPTADRIAEITGLGGTFIGSTLLALTTSLPEFVTTIVAVLIGAADMAIGNILGSNTFNIAILLPVDAIYTKGSLLADASPVHAMTGAAVILLTCVATMGILYRAEKKYSIIEPDALLVVLLSLLSIWGIYQLTRPTGEPEIKEEPQVEEVSYHQPRVGCEQRSQSPSPPRTVERGQDESACPPSMCHWACAPGYYLPPFQGFAGTSFSTFPSTLPASGTVSRSRSLPSLGAT is encoded by the coding sequence ATGGGCGGCGAACTGGCAACGCTGAGTTTGATCTTTCTGGGACTGGCCATCGTGATTGTCTTCGCAGGCAATTTCATGGCCAAAGCGGCCGACGTCATAGGCGAAAAGTCGGGCATGGGTGCCTCGCTGGCCGGCCTGGTCCTGCTTGCCGCGGCGACCAGCTTGCCGGAGTTCGCGATCAACATCAACGCGGTTCGCTTGCCCGATAGCACCCAAGGGGTCGACCTCACGCTGGGCAACGTGCTGGGCAGCTCGCTCTTCAATCTGTTGATTCTGGGGATCGTCGACTTGATCTTCCACTCGAAGGCCCGGATGTTCTCGTCGATCTCTTCGGCGCACGCATTATCGGCGCTGGTCAGCATGGCGCTCATTGCGATCGTGGTGCTGTTCCTGCTGCTGGAACGGGACGCGATCGGCATTCCCCTCCACATCTGGCACATGGGGATCGGAACGATCGCGTGCGGCGTGTTTTATATCTTTTCGGTGCGGTTGATCTATCTCGATCAACACATGGCCTCGAAGCTGGAACAGGAGAAGCAAAGCCCCGAGGAAGAACCGACGGCAAAGTCAGGCATGTCCCTCGGCGTCGCGATTTTGATCTACCTGGCTACCACCGTCGTGATCTTCATCGCCGCGGCGTACCTGGCACCGACGGCCGACCGCATTGCTGAAATCACCGGCCTGGGCGGAACGTTCATCGGCAGCACGCTGTTGGCACTGACCACCAGCCTGCCCGAGTTCGTCACGACGATCGTCGCGGTGCTGATCGGCGCGGCTGACATGGCGATCGGCAACATCCTGGGAAGCAACACCTTCAACATCGCGATCCTGCTGCCGGTCGACGCGATCTACACCAAGGGCTCGCTGCTGGCCGACGCCAGCCCCGTGCACGCGATGACCGGTGCCGCGGTCATTTTGCTGACGTGCGTCGCCACGATGGGCATTCTGTACCGAGCCGAGAAGAAGTACTCGATCATCGAGCCGGACGCGCTGCTGGTGGTGCTACTGAGCCTGCTCTCGATCTGGGGGATCTACCAGTTAACCAGGCCCACCGGCGAACCGGAAATCAAGGAGGAGCCACAAGTCGAAGAGGTCTCGTATCATCAACCTCGGGTAGGGTGCGAGCAGCGCAGTCAATCCCCCTCACCCCCGAGGACGGTGGAGAGGGGACAAGATGAGTCAGCGTGCCCTCCAAGTATGTGCCATTGGGCTTGCGCCCCTGGCTATTATCTGCCGCCCTTTCAGGGCTTCGCAGGCACTAGCTTTTCAACGTTTCCGTCCACTCTTCCAGCATCTGGAACTGTTTCGCGAAGTCGTTCTCTTCCGTCCCTAGGGGCGACTTGA
- a CDS encoding inositol-3-phosphate synthase, producing MAGSRTGIWLIGAKGGVATTTIVGLLALKKGLTETVGLVSELKQFEHLDLAQWNDIVIGGHDIRDVSLLDEAYKMVFESRAIDGRLVEKIKDDLTALDGNIHDGTLINAGKKITEFAHAKLQSLKETPREAVDRLKGHITDFATSNRLDNVVVVNISSTEPPVDGAQFPKSWKELEPQLASNDCKLPASSLYGIATLELGYAFINFTPSLGTAIDALDDLAKSKGTCHMGHDGKTGETLLKSTLAPMFANRNFKVMSWVGHNIFGNMDAKVLDDPENKKTKAVSKDRLLSKIFGYTPQTLVTIENIDSMGDWKTAWDHIHFQGFLGTPMVMQFIWQGADSLLAAPLVIDLARFADLARRSGCTGLQTQLSCFFKSPLGTEENDFAKQFQMLEEWTETLKS from the coding sequence ATGGCAGGCTCGCGTACCGGGATCTGGCTGATTGGCGCTAAAGGCGGCGTCGCCACCACCACCATTGTTGGACTGCTCGCGCTGAAGAAGGGCCTGACCGAGACCGTCGGACTGGTCAGCGAACTAAAGCAGTTCGAACACCTGGATCTGGCCCAGTGGAATGACATCGTCATCGGCGGCCACGACATTCGCGACGTGAGCCTCTTGGACGAAGCGTACAAGATGGTCTTTGAGAGCCGTGCGATCGATGGCCGCCTGGTCGAGAAGATCAAAGACGACCTGACCGCGCTCGACGGGAACATCCACGACGGCACCCTGATCAACGCCGGCAAGAAGATCACCGAGTTCGCCCACGCCAAGCTGCAGTCACTTAAGGAAACGCCTCGGGAAGCAGTCGATCGCTTGAAGGGGCATATCACCGACTTCGCCACGTCCAACCGCCTGGACAATGTGGTGGTGGTGAACATCTCGTCGACCGAGCCCCCGGTCGATGGCGCGCAGTTCCCAAAAAGCTGGAAAGAACTCGAGCCGCAGCTTGCCTCCAACGATTGCAAGCTGCCAGCCAGTTCGCTGTATGGGATCGCCACCCTGGAACTGGGCTACGCATTCATCAACTTCACCCCTTCGCTGGGGACGGCGATCGATGCCCTGGACGACCTAGCCAAGTCGAAGGGGACCTGCCACATGGGGCACGACGGCAAGACAGGCGAAACGCTCCTCAAAAGCACGCTGGCCCCGATGTTCGCCAATCGTAACTTCAAAGTGATGAGCTGGGTCGGGCACAACATCTTCGGCAACATGGACGCCAAGGTGCTCGACGATCCCGAAAACAAGAAGACCAAAGCGGTCAGTAAGGATCGCCTGCTGAGCAAGATCTTCGGCTACACGCCGCAGACACTGGTCACCATCGAAAACATCGACAGCATGGGAGACTGGAAGACGGCCTGGGATCACATCCACTTCCAAGGCTTCCTGGGCACGCCGATGGTGATGCAGTTCATCTGGCAAGGGGCCGACTCGCTGCTGGCCGCCCCACTGGTGATCGACCTGGCCCGCTTCGCCGACCTGGCCCGCCGCTCAGGATGCACCGGCCTGCAAACGCAACTCTCGTGCTTCTTCAAGTCGCCCCTAGGGACGGAAGAGAACGACTTCGCGAAACAGTTCCAGATGCTGGAAGAGTGGACGGAAACGTTGAAAAGCTAG
- a CDS encoding amino acid aminotransferase, giving the protein MFQHVETAPPDAILGLNEAFRNDPNPEKINLSVGVYKDEQGVTPVLKCVKEAEKRLLEGESTKSYLPIDGRAGYNSAVRKLMFGADHEVITSNRAVTVQSPGGTGALRVAGDFIADSFPGASVWLSQPTWPNHPNIFTAAGLGLKTYPYFNKATNGLDFEGMLGALQGAAKGDVVLLHGCCHNPTGIDPTPQQWKAIADLIQEKELLPLLDFAYQGFGDGLSEDAIGLREIARPGQEMLICSSFSKNFGLYNERVGALTAVATCEAEATAVLSQLKKVIRSNYSNPPTHGAAVVETVLTDDSLRATWEDELTHMRDRINGIRKLFVDKISACGIDQDFSFIQQQKGMFSFSGLNQMQVDQLRSEMSIYIVGSGRINVAGISEANVDRLCEGIKKVTS; this is encoded by the coding sequence ATGTTCCAGCACGTCGAAACGGCTCCCCCGGACGCAATCCTGGGTCTTAACGAAGCCTTCCGTAACGATCCCAACCCGGAGAAGATCAACCTGAGCGTGGGCGTCTACAAAGACGAACAAGGGGTGACGCCGGTCCTGAAGTGCGTCAAGGAAGCCGAGAAGCGTTTGCTGGAAGGGGAGAGCACCAAGAGCTACCTCCCGATCGACGGCCGAGCTGGCTACAACAGCGCGGTCCGCAAGCTGATGTTTGGTGCCGATCACGAAGTGATCACCTCCAATCGTGCGGTCACCGTTCAGTCGCCTGGTGGTACGGGTGCCCTACGCGTCGCTGGCGACTTCATCGCCGATAGCTTTCCCGGTGCGTCGGTGTGGCTCAGCCAACCTACCTGGCCCAACCATCCCAACATCTTCACCGCCGCTGGCCTCGGCCTGAAGACCTACCCCTACTTCAATAAGGCGACCAACGGCCTCGATTTCGAAGGCATGCTCGGCGCGTTGCAGGGTGCCGCCAAGGGGGACGTCGTCCTCTTGCACGGCTGTTGCCACAACCCGACCGGCATCGATCCGACGCCCCAGCAGTGGAAAGCGATCGCCGATCTGATTCAGGAAAAGGAACTGCTGCCGCTGTTGGACTTCGCCTACCAGGGCTTCGGCGATGGTCTTTCCGAAGACGCCATCGGCCTTCGCGAGATCGCTCGACCTGGGCAAGAGATGCTGATCTGCAGCAGCTTCAGCAAGAACTTTGGCCTGTACAACGAACGCGTCGGTGCCCTGACGGCGGTTGCCACCTGCGAAGCCGAAGCAACGGCGGTGCTCAGCCAGTTGAAGAAGGTGATCCGCTCGAACTACTCGAACCCGCCCACGCACGGTGCCGCGGTCGTCGAGACCGTTCTCACCGATGATTCGCTGCGTGCGACGTGGGAAGACGAACTGACCCACATGCGCGACCGCATCAACGGCATTCGCAAGCTGTTCGTCGATAAGATCTCGGCCTGTGGCATCGACCAGGACTTCTCCTTCATCCAGCAGCAGAAGGGGATGTTCAGCTTCTCGGGGCTCAATCAGATGCAGGTCGACCAGCTCCGCAGCGAAATGAGCATCTACATCGTCGGTTCGGGGCGCATCAACGTGGCTGGCATCAGCGAAGCCAACGTCGACCGCCTATGCGAAGGCATCAAAAAGGTGACCAGCTAA
- a CDS encoding RNA polymerase subunit sigma, with translation MATKKKAAPKKTAKKAPAKKAAPKKAAKKTVKKAAKKAAPKKAAKKTVKKAAAKKASPKKAAKKTAKKKTTKKAAAKKPAAPATPAT, from the coding sequence ATGGCAACCAAGAAGAAAGCTGCACCAAAGAAGACCGCCAAGAAAGCACCTGCCAAAAAGGCTGCCCCTAAGAAGGCTGCTAAGAAGACGGTCAAAAAGGCTGCAAAGAAGGCTGCCCCTAAAAAGGCCGCTAAGAAGACGGTGAAGAAGGCTGCTGCGAAGAAAGCTTCGCCAAAGAAGGCCGCCAAGAAGACCGCTAAGAAGAAGACCACCAAGAAGGCTGCCGCTAAGAAGCCTGCTGCTCCAGCAACTCCAGCCACCTAA
- a CDS encoding DEAD/DEAH box helicase, whose product MLRWVGPARETADDNNDVLLPGDVPLRETVPTLSTPEDTPEKKFTDLNLSEKMLAALKEARYEVPSPIQAGVIPLALEGKDILGQARTGTGKTAAFGIPIIETLPSGKGPHALILVPTRELAVQVRDEIAKLSKGMSIQTVAIYGGKPIKGQMDKLKRNPDIIVGTPGRVIDHMTRRSLSLDYLSIVVLDEADRMLDIGFRPDIEKILRRCPEQRQTMLLSATVPPPIERLANRYMRDPVKVDFSPKNISADTIEQHYFTVDGPKKMELLVRLLRREQPTKCIVFCRTKRGTEKLFQRLQKKTKLVRCIHGDMHQGARNRTISDFKANKYRILIATDVVGRGIDISDVTLIVNYDVPEYSDDYVHRVGRTGRMGKEGVAYTFVTPEEGNQLTRIEMRIDKLLIRDEIEGFDPYVKTSVETSPTHARDTDGTAPAEEKKEPPKKAPRRRHRRAL is encoded by the coding sequence ATGCTCAGATGGGTTGGACCTGCTCGAGAAACCGCTGACGACAACAACGACGTCTTGCTTCCTGGCGACGTCCCACTTAGAGAAACGGTCCCAACCTTGTCGACCCCTGAAGATACCCCAGAAAAGAAGTTCACCGACCTCAACCTTTCCGAAAAGATGCTCGCGGCGCTGAAAGAGGCCCGCTACGAGGTCCCCTCGCCCATCCAAGCCGGAGTCATTCCCTTGGCCCTGGAAGGGAAAGACATCCTCGGTCAGGCCCGCACCGGTACCGGCAAGACGGCCGCGTTCGGCATTCCGATCATCGAGACCCTTCCTTCCGGCAAAGGGCCGCACGCATTGATCCTGGTGCCGACCCGCGAGTTGGCGGTCCAGGTTCGCGACGAGATCGCCAAGCTATCCAAAGGGATGAGCATCCAAACGGTGGCCATCTACGGCGGCAAGCCGATCAAGGGGCAGATGGACAAGCTGAAGCGAAACCCCGACATCATCGTCGGGACGCCAGGCCGCGTGATCGATCACATGACACGGCGGTCCCTCTCGCTCGACTACCTCAGCATAGTCGTGCTCGACGAAGCCGACCGCATGCTCGACATTGGTTTCCGGCCTGACATCGAGAAGATTCTGCGCCGCTGCCCCGAACAGCGCCAGACGATGCTGCTGAGCGCCACCGTTCCTCCCCCGATCGAGCGCCTGGCCAACCGCTATATGCGCGATCCGGTGAAGGTCGACTTCTCTCCCAAGAACATCTCGGCCGACACGATCGAGCAGCACTACTTCACGGTCGATGGGCCCAAGAAGATGGAACTCCTGGTCCGCCTGCTTCGCCGCGAGCAGCCGACCAAGTGCATCGTCTTCTGCCGAACCAAGCGCGGCACCGAGAAGCTCTTCCAGCGTCTGCAAAAGAAGACCAAGCTGGTCCGCTGCATCCACGGCGACATGCACCAGGGAGCCCGCAACCGCACGATCTCCGACTTCAAGGCGAACAAGTATCGCATCCTGATCGCCACCGACGTGGTAGGCCGCGGGATCGACATCTCAGACGTGACGTTGATTGTGAATTACGACGTGCCGGAATACTCCGACGACTACGTCCACCGCGTGGGACGCACCGGCCGCATGGGGAAGGAAGGGGTCGCGTATACCTTCGTGACGCCGGAAGAAGGGAATCAGCTGACGCGGATCGAGATGCGGATCGACAAGCTGTTGATTCGTGACGAAATCGAAGGGTTCGACCCGTACGTGAAGACGTCGGTCGAAACGAGTCCGACGCATGCCCGCGATACCGACGGAACTGCTCCGGCCGAAGAAAAGAAAGAGCCACCCAAGAAGGCTCCCCGTCGCCGCCACCGCCGGGCACTTTAG
- a CDS encoding IS4 family transposase encodes MPAQWVKTITKVRQRPSPRAPKINATTMTLEEFVKHLGGLGGHLGRKCDGRPGWQTLWRGLEKLLLILRGCEILRTKCG; translated from the coding sequence GTGCCCGCACAGTGGGTCAAGACGATCACCAAAGTACGACAGCGCCCCAGTCCCCGAGCACCCAAGATCAATGCAACGACGATGACGCTTGAAGAGTTCGTCAAACACCTGGGCGGCCTGGGAGGTCACCTCGGCCGAAAATGCGACGGCCGCCCCGGCTGGCAAACCCTCTGGCGCGGATTGGAAAAACTCCTTCTGATCCTCCGCGGCTGTGAGATATTACGAACAAAATGTGGGTAA
- a CDS encoding extracellular solute-binding protein, protein MPAPAPRRRAVSLVLLLSCGLLLPACRPAAKKEVVVYTALDQEFSEDHFHAFRELTGVAAVPKFDTEANKTVGLTEAILAEKDRPRCDVFWNNEILNTLRLQKADLLAAYHPQHEDEYPAAFRSADGFWFGFAARARILLVNTNLLAEGERPGSVFDLADEKWKDKGGYAKPLFGTTATHAAVLFEELGDEKAKDFFTKLQTNAKMFPGNKQVAQAVSSGEIAFGLTDTDDAVVEIQSGRPVAIVYPDQGEGQLGTLFIPNTLAIIKGGPNPEAAKKLVDYLLSAEVETALARGPSAQIPLNTTLDIPLQVESPKTIKPMEVDWEAAVDQWDSAAEFLREKILTN, encoded by the coding sequence ATGCCTGCCCCAGCCCCGCGACGTCGTGCTGTCTCGCTCGTCCTGCTGTTATCGTGCGGACTGCTGCTGCCCGCTTGCCGACCTGCGGCTAAGAAGGAGGTCGTCGTCTACACGGCGCTCGATCAAGAGTTCTCGGAGGACCACTTCCATGCCTTTCGCGAACTGACCGGAGTGGCTGCGGTCCCCAAGTTCGATACCGAGGCCAACAAAACGGTCGGTCTGACCGAGGCAATCTTGGCCGAGAAGGACCGCCCGCGGTGCGATGTTTTCTGGAACAACGAAATCCTGAACACCTTGCGCCTGCAAAAGGCCGACCTGCTCGCGGCGTATCATCCTCAGCACGAGGACGAGTACCCGGCGGCGTTTCGTTCGGCCGATGGTTTCTGGTTCGGCTTCGCGGCCCGTGCTCGTATCTTGCTCGTGAACACCAATCTGCTGGCCGAAGGAGAACGGCCTGGCTCGGTCTTCGATCTGGCCGACGAGAAGTGGAAAGATAAGGGAGGCTACGCCAAGCCGCTCTTCGGCACGACCGCCACGCATGCGGCGGTGCTCTTCGAGGAGCTGGGGGACGAGAAAGCGAAAGATTTCTTCACCAAGCTGCAGACCAACGCCAAGATGTTTCCCGGCAACAAGCAAGTCGCCCAGGCCGTCTCTTCCGGCGAAATCGCGTTTGGCCTGACTGACACGGACGATGCCGTCGTCGAGATCCAATCGGGCCGCCCGGTGGCGATCGTCTATCCGGATCAAGGAGAAGGCCAGCTCGGAACGCTCTTCATTCCCAATACGCTGGCCATCATCAAGGGGGGACCGAATCCTGAAGCAGCGAAAAAGCTGGTCGACTACTTACTCTCGGCGGAAGTCGAAACCGCGCTGGCACGCGGGCCGAGTGCTCAGATTCCGTTGAACACGACGCTCGACATCCCGCTGCAGGTCGAATCCCCCAAGACGATCAAGCCAATGGAGGTCGACTGGGAGGCCGCCGTCGACCAATGGGATAGCGCCGCCGAGTTTCTTCGCGAGAAGATCCTCACGAACTAA
- a CDS encoding outer membrane protein assembly factor BamB family protein gives MVSAPLAAEESGWKPLFQGDSNDWPAWRGPEGIGFSAATNVPTKWNDQENLAWKTQLNGWGDSTPAIVGDHVFVTLQNEANELRLLRLDAKTGQIELNILVDQAETPREAPKRKSQKFHNLHNMASPSPVVSGDQVVVHFGNGLLATYNLDGEELWRHNLQQEYGTYSIWWGHANSPVVYDGLVISVCMQDSLADLQKESVKSYLIAHDLKTGEKKWMTMRMTGAPAEEADAYTTPLLLQKDGQVQLVVMGGNTLDAYDPHTGKRLWYLPGLVGGRTVTGPIAAEGKIFTTRGMRKPLLAVTLDGNEGELTEDAIQWTIDKSTPDTPSPVYAGGMLFTVTDDGIAHCYSTKDGELLWRERLGGNFKASPIVAGGNVYFLNIDGNCKVVAAKDTFELVSENQVKDTTIASPAVAGGKLFIRGKEHLYCIGK, from the coding sequence ATGGTTTCTGCCCCCCTTGCTGCTGAAGAATCGGGCTGGAAACCCCTTTTTCAGGGCGATTCTAACGATTGGCCTGCCTGGCGCGGGCCAGAAGGCATTGGCTTCAGTGCGGCAACCAATGTACCCACGAAGTGGAATGATCAGGAGAACCTGGCCTGGAAGACCCAACTCAACGGCTGGGGGGATTCGACCCCGGCGATCGTTGGCGATCACGTCTTCGTCACGCTGCAGAACGAAGCCAACGAACTGCGTCTGTTGCGTCTCGATGCGAAGACAGGCCAGATCGAACTGAACATCCTGGTCGATCAAGCCGAAACGCCGCGCGAGGCACCGAAGCGCAAGTCTCAGAAGTTTCACAATTTGCACAACATGGCTAGTCCATCTCCCGTGGTCAGCGGCGATCAGGTCGTCGTGCACTTCGGCAATGGTTTGCTGGCTACCTACAACCTCGATGGCGAAGAGTTGTGGCGTCATAACCTGCAGCAAGAGTACGGCACATATTCGATCTGGTGGGGACACGCCAACAGCCCCGTCGTTTACGACGGCCTGGTGATTTCGGTCTGCATGCAAGACTCGTTGGCCGATCTGCAGAAGGAATCGGTCAAAAGTTACCTGATCGCCCATGATCTGAAGACAGGCGAAAAGAAGTGGATGACGATGCGGATGACCGGTGCCCCGGCGGAAGAAGCAGACGCATACACCACGCCCCTTCTGCTGCAGAAAGATGGCCAGGTGCAACTGGTGGTCATGGGGGGCAACACGCTGGATGCGTACGATCCCCACACCGGCAAGCGCCTGTGGTACTTGCCAGGGCTGGTCGGTGGTCGCACGGTGACGGGACCGATTGCCGCCGAAGGAAAGATCTTCACCACGCGCGGCATGCGAAAGCCGCTGCTGGCCGTGACGCTGGATGGTAACGAAGGGGAACTCACCGAAGACGCGATTCAATGGACCATCGATAAGTCGACGCCTGACACGCCTTCGCCGGTGTATGCGGGTGGCATGCTCTTCACGGTCACCGACGACGGGATCGCCCACTGCTATAGCACGAAAGATGGTGAACTACTTTGGCGCGAACGTCTGGGTGGCAACTTCAAGGCCTCGCCGATCGTCGCTGGCGGCAACGTTTACTTCCTGAACATCGACGGCAACTGCAAGGTAGTCGCCGCGAAAGATACGTTCGAGCTCGTGAGCGAAAACCAGGTGAAAGACACGACGATCGCTTCGCCAGCGGTCGCCGGCGGCAAGCTCTTTATCCGCGGGAAAGAACATCTTTACTGCATCGGGAAGTAG
- a CDS encoding TlpA family protein disulfide reductase, translating to MKRFVVAACVSSSLFAFVACNRAADDAVPAAEAESTGGEVLAQDSLATFVANPTDTEPLMDFTNANFEALQKEMSGPSEVTQKHIEGIRKSIAGVDPGDNEQAAGLLNSIEKSLQVFEFRLVAKGFTLDEVQAKVTENPSDVEAIDLYAVKIDMVSSEMHDDIPQMEAFVKNEADFIVSNAEKVDDSKVKIAYRKAAIVLQSIAQDVDRLKSYEKIIGNEMTPIDAQAWVNGDGFTPEELEGKVILLDFWAVWCGPCVAGFPHMIEWQEEYGEEGLQVIGITRYFNFDWPEGAEGPGQVEDGEVPPAQEEAMLNKFVAEHGLKHPTALVADPDQFYESYAVSVIPHMVLIGRDGKIRKVVGGIGEAGIKSLDEAIQKALAEPAPQ from the coding sequence ATGAAACGATTCGTTGTTGCTGCCTGTGTGAGCTCGTCGTTATTTGCTTTCGTCGCTTGCAACCGTGCCGCTGACGACGCGGTACCTGCGGCCGAAGCCGAATCCACTGGCGGAGAAGTGCTGGCCCAAGATAGCCTGGCGACCTTCGTGGCTAACCCCACCGACACCGAGCCGCTGATGGATTTCACCAACGCCAACTTCGAGGCGCTTCAGAAAGAGATGTCCGGCCCCAGTGAAGTTACCCAGAAGCACATCGAAGGCATCCGCAAGAGTATCGCCGGAGTCGATCCAGGCGATAACGAACAGGCCGCCGGTCTGCTCAACAGCATCGAGAAATCGCTGCAGGTCTTCGAGTTTCGTCTGGTCGCCAAAGGATTCACGCTCGACGAGGTCCAAGCGAAGGTCACCGAGAACCCCAGCGACGTCGAGGCGATTGACTTGTACGCCGTGAAGATCGACATGGTTTCGTCCGAGATGCATGACGACATCCCGCAGATGGAAGCGTTCGTCAAGAATGAAGCGGACTTCATTGTTTCCAATGCCGAGAAGGTCGATGATTCGAAAGTGAAGATCGCCTACAGAAAGGCCGCGATCGTCCTGCAGTCGATCGCTCAAGACGTCGACCGCTTGAAGTCCTACGAGAAGATCATCGGTAATGAGATGACTCCGATCGACGCCCAGGCCTGGGTCAACGGCGACGGCTTCACGCCAGAAGAACTTGAGGGAAAAGTGATCCTGCTCGACTTCTGGGCGGTCTGGTGCGGTCCTTGCGTCGCCGGATTTCCTCATATGATCGAGTGGCAAGAGGAGTACGGCGAGGAAGGCCTTCAGGTGATCGGCATCACGCGCTACTTCAACTTCGATTGGCCCGAAGGTGCCGAAGGACCAGGGCAAGTCGAAGACGGAGAAGTCCCGCCGGCCCAAGAAGAAGCCATGCTCAATAAGTTCGTCGCCGAGCACGGCCTGAAACATCCCACGGCATTGGTCGCCGATCCAGACCAGTTCTACGAGTCGTATGCCGTATCGGTCATTCCTCACATGGTCCTCATCGGCCGCGACGGCAAGATCCGCAAAGTAGTCGGCGGCATCGGCGAGGCAGGCATCAAATCGCTGGACGAAGCGATCCAAAAAGCCTTGGCCGAACCAGCACCGCAGTAG
- the epmB gene encoding EF-P beta-lysylation protein EpmB, which produces MNIVTTDSQSASSNCIANPATSPSEGWKASMRAAFRRASDLAEHLQLPESSWQTGLAAADGFPLFVPREFAAKMRRGDIGDPLLRQVLPVEQETFVTESFTANPVGDDEAMLTPGLLQKYHGRALMVTTGACAVHCRYCFRRHFPYGEGPKGIDAWSSALGAIHQDESLHEILLSGGDPLTLTDGVLTLLAEKIAAARHIRRLRVHTRLPVMIPSRVCDSLLAWLTGTRLRPFVVIHVNHPHELADDVAAALARLSEAQVPLLNQSVLLKGVNDDAETLIELSEKLLDLNVMPYYLHQLDRVQGAAHFEVPRAEGLRIVKTMRSRLPGYAVPRYVEEIAGDASKRVIG; this is translated from the coding sequence ATGAACATTGTAACTACCGATTCGCAATCTGCGAGTAGCAATTGTATCGCGAACCCCGCCACATCGCCTAGCGAGGGTTGGAAAGCCTCGATGCGGGCCGCTTTCCGTCGCGCCAGCGACTTGGCCGAGCACCTTCAACTGCCAGAAAGCAGTTGGCAAACCGGCTTGGCGGCGGCCGACGGCTTCCCGCTGTTCGTCCCGCGCGAGTTCGCCGCCAAGATGCGCCGCGGCGATATTGGCGATCCACTGCTTCGGCAAGTGCTGCCTGTCGAGCAGGAAACCTTTGTCACAGAAAGCTTTACGGCGAATCCTGTCGGCGACGACGAAGCGATGCTGACGCCAGGCCTACTGCAAAAGTATCACGGCCGGGCCCTGATGGTGACGACAGGGGCGTGTGCGGTTCATTGCCGGTACTGTTTCCGGCGGCATTTTCCTTATGGGGAAGGTCCTAAGGGGATCGACGCGTGGAGTTCGGCTCTGGGGGCGATCCATCAGGACGAGAGCCTTCACGAAATTTTGTTATCCGGCGGGGACCCGCTGACGCTGACCGATGGCGTTTTGACGCTACTGGCCGAGAAAATCGCCGCAGCCAGGCACATTCGCCGGTTGCGAGTTCATACCCGGCTACCGGTGATGATCCCCAGCCGTGTCTGCGACAGCCTTCTGGCCTGGCTGACCGGCACGCGGCTCCGCCCGTTTGTGGTCATCCATGTGAACCACCCCCACGAACTGGCCGACGACGTCGCCGCGGCGCTGGCCCGGTTGAGCGAAGCCCAGGTTCCCCTGCTCAATCAAAGCGTGCTCCTGAAAGGGGTGAACGACGATGCCGAAACGTTGATCGAACTGTCGGAAAAACTGCTCGATTTGAACGTCATGCCATATTACCTGCATCAGCTCGACCGCGTCCAAGGCGCCGCCCACTTCGAGGTTCCGCGGGCCGAGGGGCTGCGCATCGTCAAAACCATGCGGAGCCGTCTGCCTGGCTACGCTGTACCAAGATACGTCGAGGAAATCGCGGGAGATGCGAGCAAGCGGGTAATTGGTTAG